From the Lysinibacillus fusiformis genome, the window GTGTGATGGTTCAAATTAATGAGTTAGATCCAGAATCAAAAAGCTTTGTTAGTAAGGTAAGCTCAGCACGTAAAGCTTATGATAAACTATCGAAAGATCAAAAAAAATATATCGACAATATTGATATTCTCTTGAAATTTGAGCCTATCTCCAATGTGATGGAATTGATTAGTAAACTAAAGTCTTCAAGTAACACCTTCCTTCAAGATACGTCACGAGCACGCTCACTTTACGATGCACTATCTGACGATATGAAGCAATATGTAACAAACTACTACTTATTGCAAGCAGCGGAGTCTAGTATTTTAGGTGCTGGTAATGTCATGCAAATGATTGATGGTTTACCATCTGTTGATCCAAAGCAATATGTAAAACGCATTCAAGAAATCCGTGCTGCTTACAATGCTTTACCAAAGGATCAGCAACGAGCTGTTCAAAATTATCAAGTGCTACAAGATCAAGAAAAGCTAATAAAGCCTGTAATAAGTATTGTAGAAGATATAGATCGATTGCTAACGGCAAAAGATATGAATAGTCAATACCAAAAGATTTTAAAAGCTTATGATAAACTCAATGCTGATCAACGACGCTATGTTTATAACGACCAACTATTGCTTTCACTAGATAGTGTTATAAAGGTTTATAATAATATTGCTAAATTGAATCCAAAGGATAAATATTACTTTGGCATGGTGGAAGCGGCGCGTAAAGAGTATGATAGTTTGAATACGACAGATAAACAGCGTATCTCCAACTATTCTATTTTACTCGAAGCAGAGAAAAGTTTAGCTGATGTGAAGAAGGTTGTAGAGATCATAGCGGGACTTTCTCCAAGTTCTTCGACATATATTGAAGATGTGGCGAATGCCGTTGCAGCATATAAGGCATTGGACTCTAAAATTAAAGGACAAGTCATTAATGAGGATGTCTTAAAGCAGGCTGAAAAAGATGTGGCTGCCGTTCTCAAAGTTGTTCAAGCTATCGGAAACATTGATCCAGACAGCTCATCATTTGAGAAAAAGGTGCTAGCTGCTCAAAAAGATTATAGTAATTTGTCGATTGAGCAACAGGGCTTAGTGTATAATTACCGCATTCTAGAAGACTATCTTAAAATGATTCAATAGTATGATAAAAAAGGAGTTTTCCCAATGATTATTACGGGAAAACTCCTTTTATAAGTAAGAAAAAGTGGACCTTAATATTATTTTCCAAAAAAGTGAAACTATATCATTTGAATTTCGTATCTTATAGTATAAATGGTCGCTTTGATTGGGAGGTACCATTTGATACATATTCATTTTGCCAACGTGAGGAGGTAGCCCTGTTGAAAAAATTACTTAGTATAATGGTACTTTCAATAGCTGCAACCGTAGGAAGTTTAACTAGTTTTAGTCAAGTCGAAGCAGCATCTGCAAAGGCTGTAGATGTGACAAATTCATACTGGGCAAATGCCTCAATTCAACATATGCTCACTAAACAATATATGACTACATATAACGATAACACTTTTAAGCCTGAGCAAGCTATTACAAGGGCAGAGGCTGCTGCTGCTATTGCACGCTCTCTTCAAACAAACATTGACATTGAAAACCCTGTAAAATTTAAGGATGTTCCTACAACACATCCTTATTACAAGGAAATTTGTCAGCTTGTTAAACTAGGAGTCATTCAAAAAAGTGATGCCTTTCAACCAGAAGAGCCTTTAAAGCGTATGCAGGTGGCAAAAATGCTAGCACTTGCGTATCAGTTTAAAGTAGATAGCAAAAATAATAGCCAGTTTGCAGATATTACACGTACTCATTGGGCAAAAGATTATATCGAATCCTTAGCAGATATCGGCATTATCGGTGGAGTGGATGCTAAACATTTTGCTCCTGACCAAATGGTAACACGCGCTCAGTTTGCTGTTTTTGTTGAGCGGAGCATTGTTTTTCAGCAAAAAATTAAGGCATTGGAAGTAGCTTATGACTATCTTGCAAAGGATTATATCCCAACTGTAAACCTTTCTTCCGAGTGGTCTAAAAAGGTGATTGAATTAATTAATGTTGAAAGACAGAAGAATAAGCTGGAACCTGTTGTCTATGATTCAGAGCTGACACAAATCGCTATTATCAAAGCACAGGACATGGTAAAGCGTCATTATTTTGAACACGTTTCTCCATATTATGGGGCACCTTGGGATTTAGCGACATTATTTGATTACAACTATACAAGTTTTGGAGAGAATATTGCTAGAAATATTAAAACGCCAGAAGTTGCAGTAAAGGCATGGATGGCTTCTCCAAGTCATCGAGATAATATTTTAAAAGAACATTATACAAATACGGGTGTTGCAATAGCACAGGATAGCAAAGGAAATTACTATTGGGTTCAAATGTTCTCTAGTCAATAAGTTGTTGTGTAACAAAGAATCGCTAATATTACAGAAATGTTACGAAAGTTCCAAATTACGATAAAAAAATCCCCCTTTTAACGCTGGGAATACCACCAAACGTTGGTATTACAGCGTTTTTTTGCTGTCTAAAACCGTTACACAATTGAAAAATAACATGAGCCTCTTTTGTGATAGTCTATGTATAGGCAAAAAAGTTTTGAGAGGGGTATAACAAAAGTATGAATAAGAAATGGTTATTACCGATTTTTGCATCTTTTATGTTATTTTCAACTACTAATATTAATACTGCTGAAGCAGCGTCTAAAGCAGATTTAACTGATACAGCTTCTAAATATTTAGGTGTTCCATATAAATACGGCGGTACAACAACAAGCGGTTTTGATTGCTCAGGCTTTACTTCTAAAGTATTTTCAGACTTAGGCATTCAATTAAACCGTACGTCAGGATCACAATATCAACAAGGTACTGCAGTTGCAAAGAGTGATCTTCAAGTTGGCGATTTAGTATTTTTCAATACAAGTGGTAGTGGGATTTCACATGTGGGGATATACATAGGTGATGGTAAAATGATCCACTCTCAAACTGGTCAAGGTGTAAGCTACTCAAATGTTAATGACCCATATTATTGGGGTGATCGTTATGTAGGTGCAAAACGCGTGGCAACATTTGATGCTCAACAACAAGCTGAAGTAAAGCAAGCAGCTATTGACTTTTCTGTATATGCTTCTCGTGCAGAGGTAGCAGTACAAATTGCAAAAGCTTTAAACTTAGATACATCTGATACTACTACTAGTTTCGTTGATGTAAAACCTACATATGCTCACGCAGGTGCTATTGCAGCTGTAGCTAAATTAGGTATCTTTGAAGGCGATGCAAATGGTAAATTCAACCCGTCTTCACCAATTACGCGTGCGCAAATTGCTAAAGTATTAGTGTTAGCATTTGGCCTTGAAAACAATGGTGGAAGTGTAACATTTAGTGATGTACCTCAAAAGAGCTGGGCTAATGAGTATGTGTCTACTCTAGCATCAAATGGCATTACAAATGGTGACGGAGATGGTAGCTTCGGTTCTGATGAATTACTAAAAATCGAACAATTAAAAGTATTTATTGAAAGAATTCAACAATAAGTTCATAAAGTTAACACTTTAATTGTGTCATAGATTGCAAGAAATGATCTTTTGAATAGCGTATAATGGAAGAAGGGTTTGCAATAGCAGACTCTTCTATTTTTATGATAATTTTGTAGGAAAGGATGTGAATTGGAAAATTAAATTTTAACAGTTCTATTGTATGATGCTTTATTTAGCTAATTTTGTTAAAATGGACACGTTAAGAGAACAAGAAGGGAGGAAATAAGACATTGAACATCAAAAAAATTAGTCTTATCTTGTGCGTCTTATTCATTTCGGCTTCTATGTTTACGATACATAGTGCAAGTGTCAGTGCAGCTAACAATTCGAATATAACATTTGAAGATGTTACTAAAAATCACCCAGCCTATGAAGAAATCAATTATTTAGTAAATTTGGGGGTAATTCAAGGTTACTTTGTGAATGGTAAAAGAGTCTTTGGCCCAAATAATAGTGTAACAAGAGGACAAGCAGCTAAAATGGTTGTTGTGGCCTCTGGTAATAAACCATTAGTTGTAAATAAATCTAGCTTTTCAGATGTTACAGTCGGCACTGAAATGTCAGGTTACATAGAACGTGCTGTACAGCTAGGATTTTTCGACAAAAATATAAAAGGCCAATTCTTACCAAATAAGCCTCTAACTCGTGGAGAAATGAGTTATGTATTAACAAAGGCTTTTAATTTAGATACTAGTGAGTATGAGGGGATCGACTCACCATTTACTGATGTAGGAATCACACACGAATATGTGAAATACATCAATACAATCTATTATAATGGTATTACAAACGGAACAGGTAATACGTATTTACCAAATGGCACTGTAACACGTTCACAATTCTCATTATTCGTTGCACGTGCAAACAGTGAAAAATATCGATTAGAGCTTCCTGTAAAAGGTGTACAAGTTCCAGATACATCACAAGTCATTGGCTTAGTGAAGGTCACTACTGATGGGTTAAACATCCGTAAATCAAAAGATTCTACTTCAAGTACGAACATTGTAGGTAAAGTCAATACAGGCGGTAAATTATCAGTTTACGCTGTTGAAAGTAATTGGCTAAAGGTTACTTATAAAGGGGCATATGCCTATGTTTATAAGCAATATGCAGAATTTGTAGATGCAGATGGCAATGAGTTAGGAACAGTCGAAAAAGAAGTAACGACAAAAAATGCTATCAATTTATATGTGAAGCCTACTTCTTCAGCAAAAGTAATTTCATCAATTAAAGCGAATGAAAAGCTTCCTGTTTACAAAACAATTGGTGGCTACTACTTAACACAAGTAAATGGTTTACCAGGTTATATTGTAGCGAGCAGCACTACGGATACTGTGGAAGAAGAAAAGCCAAATCCGAATCCAGATCCAGATCCTACACCACCACCAGCTTCAGGTGATGTGCTTGGAAGAGTAACGGTTGATAACTTAAATGTTCGCAGTCAAAGTAACTCTACATCAGCTGTGTTATTTAAGTTGAATAAAGGAGAGTATGTCCAAGTTAATAGCATCAATGGTTACTGGGTAGAAATCACTTATAATGGCCAAACAGGCTATGTTCACAAGTCTTATTTGAAACTATTAAATCAAACAGCTAAACCTTTACAAAATCGTATTATCATCCTAGACCCAGGTCACGGTGGTAAAGATCCAGGTACAGTTAAGGGCTCTGCTTCTGAAAAGAACATTACACTAAAAGTCAGCACACAAGTGAAACAATTACTAGAGAATGCTGGTGCAAAAGTTTATATGACACGTACTGGTGATACGTATCCATCATTACAAGATCGCGTAGACTTTACTCAAGCAAACTATGGTGAAATTTTCGTGAGTGTTCATGTCAACTCTGCTGCTAATACGTCAGCTTCTGGTACTGAAACATATTATGCAATATCTACAGGAGATATGTATCAGGAAGACATTGATTTAGCGACTTATGTTAATAATCAAATTGTCAACAATTTAAATATGAAAAACCGTGGTGTCAAGCAAGAGCAATACTACGTAATTCGTAATATGGTGATCCCGTCCATTCTAGTGGAACTTGGTTTCTTAACGAATACAGAGGATAACAGTAAAATGACAAATGATCAATACGTTAAATTATTTGCAGAATCTATTTATAATGGTATTTTGCAATACTATAAAAAACAATAAGTGATTAAGAGACGATTCCCAAGCTGTACTAGCCTTTGGAATCGTTTTT encodes:
- a CDS encoding C40 family peptidase, with translation MNKKWLLPIFASFMLFSTTNINTAEAASKADLTDTASKYLGVPYKYGGTTTSGFDCSGFTSKVFSDLGIQLNRTSGSQYQQGTAVAKSDLQVGDLVFFNTSGSGISHVGIYIGDGKMIHSQTGQGVSYSNVNDPYYWGDRYVGAKRVATFDAQQQAEVKQAAIDFSVYASRAEVAVQIAKALNLDTSDTTTSFVDVKPTYAHAGAIAAVAKLGIFEGDANGKFNPSSPITRAQIAKVLVLAFGLENNGGSVTFSDVPQKSWANEYVSTLASNGITNGDGDGSFGSDELLKIEQLKVFIERIQQ
- a CDS encoding S-layer homology domain-containing protein, which codes for MKKLLSIMVLSIAATVGSLTSFSQVEAASAKAVDVTNSYWANASIQHMLTKQYMTTYNDNTFKPEQAITRAEAAAAIARSLQTNIDIENPVKFKDVPTTHPYYKEICQLVKLGVIQKSDAFQPEEPLKRMQVAKMLALAYQFKVDSKNNSQFADITRTHWAKDYIESLADIGIIGGVDAKHFAPDQMVTRAQFAVFVERSIVFQQKIKALEVAYDYLAKDYIPTVNLSSEWSKKVIELINVERQKNKLEPVVYDSELTQIAIIKAQDMVKRHYFEHVSPYYGAPWDLATLFDYNYTSFGENIARNIKTPEVAVKAWMASPSHRDNILKEHYTNTGVAIAQDSKGNYYWVQMFSSQ
- a CDS encoding N-acetylmuramoyl-L-alanine amidase, coding for MNIKKISLILCVLFISASMFTIHSASVSAANNSNITFEDVTKNHPAYEEINYLVNLGVIQGYFVNGKRVFGPNNSVTRGQAAKMVVVASGNKPLVVNKSSFSDVTVGTEMSGYIERAVQLGFFDKNIKGQFLPNKPLTRGEMSYVLTKAFNLDTSEYEGIDSPFTDVGITHEYVKYINTIYYNGITNGTGNTYLPNGTVTRSQFSLFVARANSEKYRLELPVKGVQVPDTSQVIGLVKVTTDGLNIRKSKDSTSSTNIVGKVNTGGKLSVYAVESNWLKVTYKGAYAYVYKQYAEFVDADGNELGTVEKEVTTKNAINLYVKPTSSAKVISSIKANEKLPVYKTIGGYYLTQVNGLPGYIVASSTTDTVEEEKPNPNPDPDPTPPPASGDVLGRVTVDNLNVRSQSNSTSAVLFKLNKGEYVQVNSINGYWVEITYNGQTGYVHKSYLKLLNQTAKPLQNRIIILDPGHGGKDPGTVKGSASEKNITLKVSTQVKQLLENAGAKVYMTRTGDTYPSLQDRVDFTQANYGEIFVSVHVNSAANTSASGTETYYAISTGDMYQEDIDLATYVNNQIVNNLNMKNRGVKQEQYYVIRNMVIPSILVELGFLTNTEDNSKMTNDQYVKLFAESIYNGILQYYKKQ